In one window of Pseudooceanicola aestuarii DNA:
- a CDS encoding baseplate multidomain protein megatron, with product MATILLSAAGAAIGSSVGGSVLGLSATAIGRFAGAALGRSIDTRLLGAGSAPVETGRLDRYRITGAGEGDPIPRLFGRMRVGGQVIWASRFRESVSESGGGKGAPTSPRTRAYGYSVSLAIALCEGEISGIGRVWADGKEVAPDMLNLRVHTGAADQLPDATMEAVEGAGQVPAYRGVAYVVLEDLPLESFGNRVPQFNFEVLRPAPLALAGAEFEPAHAIRGVALMPGSGEYALASTPVHYDQGAGVVSVANVNSPSDKADLLTSLDQLEASLPNCAATSLIVSWFGNDLRCGNCEIRPKVEQRELDGAEMPWTVAGVARAEAELVAMAQDRPVYGATPADMSVIQSIRALRDAGQAVMFYPFVLMDQLPGNALPDPHSEAEDQPQLPWRGRITLSEAPGRAGSPDGTAQAAAEVAAFFGTAQASDFDVETDRVTYSGPEEWRFRRFILHCAALARAAGGVDSFCIGSEMVGLTTIRGVDHSFPAVAALRDLAGEVRAILGPDCKIGYAADWTEYSGYQPPDAPGDRYFHLDPLWSDPQIDFIGIDNYLPLSDWRDGEDHADADYESIYNPLYLQGNIEGGELYDWYYASAGARAAQIRTPITDGAHGEPWIWRVKDIRNWWGQLHHERIDGLRRADPTGWLPRSKPIWFTELGCAAIDKGTNQPNKFLDPKSSESAMPYFSTGRRDDLIQMEYLRAMHEYWSDPVHNPASDLYEGRMLDMSRAFVWAWDARPFPWFPGNDALWSDGPNYRAGHWITGRASGRSLALLVAEICTAAGLTRYDVSGLHGYVSGYLAEDTVSARERLQPLMTRYAFDAVERDGLVRFVMRGGPVAAEVTEAQVALSPDLDARIEKTREPEAELSGRLRLKFVEADADFDVIAEEAILPDMDSGAVAGSQMALAMPRGTGREVLERWLSEARVSRDRLRLTLPPSRRALGAGDVMRVVDSGGTAGLYRIDRVEHGLGSLVEAVRIAPRIYGPPDLREVPGPGRNYTPPSPVFPLFLDLPLMRGDEVPHAPHVAVTAEPWPGAAALYHAAGDAGYALDRRIGARATLGVTLNALPRARVGLTDPGPALRVRLTSGTLASVDRAALLSGANLMAIGSGDPGGWELFQFGTADLVAPGVYDLSQRLRGQQGSGAAMPDNWPAGSYVVAMNGVPEQIGLAPQARGVTRHYRVGPAAKPPDDPSYSHHALAFAGVGLRPWRPCHLRAEFEGDDTLRLRWIRQTRVDGDGWDQPEVPLGEETERYQVEVYHANTLKRQEIVTASDWTYPLAARLSDGVSGLVELRVAQVSASFGAGDFARLITAS from the coding sequence ATGGCGACCATATTGCTTTCGGCGGCGGGGGCCGCGATCGGATCTTCGGTCGGCGGTTCGGTGTTGGGCCTGTCGGCGACGGCGATTGGCCGGTTCGCCGGTGCGGCCCTGGGACGCAGCATCGACACGCGGCTGCTGGGCGCCGGTTCGGCCCCGGTGGAGACGGGACGCCTGGACCGCTACCGCATTACCGGCGCGGGAGAGGGCGATCCGATCCCGCGCCTGTTCGGGCGGATGCGAGTCGGCGGGCAGGTGATCTGGGCCAGCCGGTTCCGCGAAAGCGTCAGCGAGAGCGGCGGCGGCAAGGGTGCGCCGACCAGTCCACGCACCCGCGCCTATGGCTACAGCGTCAGTTTGGCCATCGCCCTGTGCGAAGGGGAGATTTCCGGCATCGGGCGGGTCTGGGCGGATGGCAAGGAAGTTGCGCCCGATATGCTGAACCTGCGGGTCCATACCGGCGCGGCCGATCAGTTACCCGACGCGACGATGGAGGCGGTGGAGGGCGCGGGCCAGGTGCCCGCCTATCGCGGCGTGGCCTATGTGGTGCTGGAGGATCTGCCGCTGGAGAGCTTCGGCAACCGGGTGCCCCAGTTCAATTTCGAGGTGCTGCGCCCTGCGCCTTTGGCGCTGGCGGGGGCGGAGTTCGAACCGGCCCATGCGATCCGGGGCGTGGCCTTGATGCCGGGCAGCGGCGAATATGCGCTGGCCAGCACGCCGGTGCATTACGATCAGGGCGCCGGTGTGGTGAGCGTGGCCAATGTGAATTCGCCGTCGGACAAGGCGGATCTGCTGACCTCGCTTGATCAGCTGGAGGCCAGCCTGCCCAATTGCGCGGCGACATCCCTGATCGTGAGCTGGTTCGGCAACGACCTGCGCTGCGGGAATTGCGAAATCCGGCCCAAGGTCGAACAGCGGGAGTTGGACGGGGCGGAAATGCCCTGGACCGTGGCGGGCGTCGCGCGGGCGGAGGCGGAGCTGGTTGCGATGGCGCAGGACCGCCCGGTCTACGGCGCGACGCCGGCGGACATGTCGGTGATCCAGTCGATTCGCGCGCTAAGGGATGCGGGGCAGGCGGTGATGTTCTACCCCTTTGTCCTGATGGATCAATTGCCGGGCAACGCCTTGCCCGATCCGCATTCGGAGGCGGAGGACCAGCCGCAATTGCCCTGGCGGGGGCGCATCACCCTGTCTGAGGCACCGGGCCGCGCCGGCAGTCCCGATGGCACTGCGCAGGCGGCGGCTGAGGTGGCGGCGTTCTTCGGCACCGCACAGGCGAGCGATTTCGACGTGGAAACGGACAGAGTGACCTATAGCGGGCCGGAGGAATGGCGGTTCCGGCGATTCATCCTGCATTGCGCGGCGCTGGCCCGTGCGGCGGGGGGCGTGGACAGCTTCTGCATCGGCTCCGAAATGGTTGGGCTGACCACGATCCGGGGCGTCGATCACAGCTTTCCCGCCGTGGCCGCGCTGCGCGATCTGGCCGGAGAGGTGCGCGCGATCCTGGGGCCTGATTGCAAGATCGGCTATGCCGCCGACTGGACGGAATATTCCGGCTACCAACCGCCCGATGCGCCGGGGGATCGGTATTTCCACCTCGACCCGCTTTGGTCCGATCCGCAGATCGACTTCATCGGGATCGACAATTACCTGCCACTGTCGGATTGGAGGGACGGCGAGGACCATGCGGATGCGGATTACGAGAGCATCTACAACCCGTTGTACCTGCAAGGAAATATCGAAGGGGGGGAGCTTTACGATTGGTATTATGCCTCTGCCGGGGCGCGGGCGGCGCAGATTCGCACGCCCATTACCGACGGTGCCCACGGGGAGCCCTGGATCTGGCGGGTGAAGGATATCCGCAATTGGTGGGGCCAGCTTCATCACGAGCGGATCGACGGCTTGCGGCGGGCCGATCCCACCGGCTGGCTGCCGCGGTCGAAACCGATCTGGTTCACGGAACTGGGCTGCGCGGCGATCGACAAGGGCACCAATCAGCCGAACAAGTTCCTGGATCCGAAATCCTCGGAATCGGCGATGCCCTATTTTTCCACCGGGCGGCGCGACGATCTGATTCAGATGGAATACCTGCGGGCGATGCATGAATATTGGTCCGACCCGGTGCATAACCCGGCCTCGGACCTGTATGAGGGGCGGATGCTGGACATGTCGCGCGCTTTTGTCTGGGCCTGGGATGCGCGGCCGTTTCCGTGGTTTCCCGGCAATGACGCGCTGTGGTCGGACGGGCCGAACTACCGCGCCGGCCATTGGATCACCGGCCGGGCGTCGGGCCGGTCGCTGGCGCTGCTGGTGGCAGAGATCTGCACGGCCGCCGGGCTGACGCGATATGATGTCAGCGGGCTTCACGGCTATGTCAGCGGCTATCTGGCGGAAGACACGGTCAGCGCGCGGGAGCGGCTGCAACCGCTGATGACGCGCTATGCCTTTGACGCGGTGGAGCGCGATGGTCTGGTGCGGTTCGTCATGCGCGGCGGGCCGGTCGCGGCTGAGGTGACGGAGGCCCAGGTCGCGCTGTCGCCGGATTTGGATGCGCGGATCGAAAAGACGCGGGAGCCGGAGGCGGAACTGTCCGGCCGTCTGCGGCTGAAGTTCGTCGAGGCGGATGCCGATTTCGATGTCATCGCCGAAGAGGCGATCCTGCCGGACATGGACAGTGGCGCGGTGGCCGGATCGCAGATGGCGCTGGCCATGCCGCGCGGCACCGGGCGGGAGGTGCTGGAACGTTGGTTGAGCGAGGCGCGGGTGTCGCGGGACCGTCTGCGGCTGACGTTGCCGCCGTCGCGCCGGGCGCTGGGCGCCGGTGACGTGATGCGGGTGGTGGACAGCGGCGGAACCGCGGGGCTGTACCGGATCGACCGGGTGGAGCACGGGCTGGGATCGCTGGTGGAGGCGGTGCGGATCGCCCCCCGGATCTATGGCCCGCCGGATCTGCGCGAGGTGCCCGGACCGGGCCGCAACTACACTCCGCCCTCGCCGGTCTTTCCGCTGTTCCTGGACTTGCCCCTGATGCGCGGGGACGAGGTGCCCCACGCGCCGCATGTCGCCGTGACGGCAGAGCCATGGCCGGGTGCGGCGGCGCTGTATCACGCGGCGGGGGATGCCGGCTATGCGCTGGATCGCCGGATCGGGGCACGGGCGACATTGGGGGTGACGCTGAACGCTCTGCCGCGTGCGCGGGTGGGCCTGACGGATCCGGGGCCGGCGCTGCGGGTGCGCCTGACCTCGGGCACGCTGGCCTCTGTGGATCGGGCGGCGCTGTTGTCCGGGGCGAACCTGATGGCGATCGGATCGGGCGATCCCGGCGGTTGGGAGCTGTTTCAATTCGGCACGGCGGATCTGGTGGCGCCGGGAGTTTACGATCTGTCGCAACGGCTGCGCGGGCAGCAGGGCAGCGGGGCGGCGATGCCCGACAACTGGCCGGCGGGCAGCTACGTGGTGGCAATGAACGGCGTGCCCGAGCAGATCGGCCTGGCGCCGCAGGCCCGCGGCGTGACGCGGCACTACCGGGTCGGCCCGGCGGCGAAACCGCCGGATGACCCGTCCTACAGCCATCACGCGCTGGCCTTTGCCGGGGTCGGGTTGCGGCCCTGGCGGCCCTGTCACCTGCGCGCGGAGTTCGAAGGCGATGATACGTTGCGCCTGCGCTGGATCCGGCAGACCCGCGTTGATGGCGACGGCTGGGATCAGCCGGAGGTGCCGCTGGGCGAGGAGACAGAGCGCTATCAGGTCGAGGTCTATCACGCCAACACGTTGAAACGGCAGGAGATCGTGACTGCGTCCGACTGGACCTATCCGTTGGCGGCGCGGCTGTCGGACGGGGTCTCGGGGCTGGTGGAATTGCGGGTGGCGCAGGTGTCTGCCAGTTTCGGCGCCGGAGATTTCGCCCGGCTGATCACGGCAAGCTGA
- the cysE gene encoding serine O-acetyltransferase, translated as MPDARLQLAQIDPVWDRITREARAAIADEPVLGGLVHSSVLHHPSIERALAYRVSMKLASDEMSVQILREICDEAHGSDPTIADAARADIAAIFDRDPACHRFLQPLLYFKGFQAVQSQRIAHWLWQEGRRDLAYFFQMRASEIYGVDIHPAARIGRGIMIDHAHSIVVGETAVVGNNVSMLHSVTLGGTGKEDEDRHPKIGDGVLIGAGAKVLGNISIGHCSRIAAGSVVLHDVPPCKTVAGVPAKIVGEAGCDQPSRSMDQLLNM; from the coding sequence ATGCCCGACGCCCGCCTGCAGCTTGCCCAAATCGACCCGGTCTGGGACCGAATCACCCGCGAGGCGCGCGCCGCCATCGCGGATGAACCCGTGCTGGGGGGGCTGGTGCATTCCTCGGTCCTGCACCATCCGTCGATTGAACGCGCGCTGGCCTATCGCGTGTCGATGAAGCTGGCCAGCGACGAGATGTCGGTGCAGATCCTGCGGGAGATCTGCGACGAGGCGCATGGCAGCGATCCGACGATTGCCGATGCCGCCCGCGCCGATATCGCGGCTATCTTTGATCGCGATCCGGCCTGTCATCGGTTCCTGCAACCTTTGCTGTATTTCAAGGGGTTCCAGGCAGTTCAAAGTCAACGCATCGCTCATTGGTTGTGGCAGGAGGGGCGGCGCGATCTGGCCTATTTCTTCCAGATGCGCGCGTCGGAGATCTACGGCGTCGATATCCACCCGGCCGCCCGGATCGGGCGCGGGATCATGATCGACCATGCGCATTCCATCGTCGTGGGCGAAACGGCCGTGGTCGGCAACAATGTCTCCATGCTGCATTCCGTGACCCTTGGCGGCACGGGCAAGGAGGACGAGGACCGTCACCCCAAGATCGGCGACGGCGTGTTGATCGGGGCCGGCGCCAAGGTGCTGGGCAATATCAGCATCGGCCATTGTTCCCGCATCGCGGCCGGGTCCGTCGTCTTGCATGACGTGCCGCCCTGCAAGACTGTTGCAGGCGTGCCCGCGAAAATCGTCGGGGAGGCGGGGTGCGATCAGCCCTCCCGCTCCATGGATCAGCTTCTGAACATGTAG
- a CDS encoding pyruvate dehydrogenase complex dihydrolipoamide acetyltransferase — MPTEILMPALSPTMEEGTLAKWLVKEGDTVSSGDLLAEIETDKATMEFEAVDEGTIGKILVAEGSEGVKVNSPIAILLEEGESADDLPAGSGADAARANPEETGETSATPQEAQPQKDAPRKAPSQTANTPAEASTTKAPAAPRDADGNRIFASPLARRIAADRGVDLTALEGSGPRGRIIRADVESAKTGEAAKPADAAAAPAAPAPAAASAPAGLSTEVVQKMYADRPHQEVKLDGMRRTIAARLTEAKQTIPHFYLRRDIRLDALLAFRSQLNKQLESRSVKLSVNDFIIKACALALQSVPKANAVWAGDRVLELTPSDVAVAVAIDGGLFTPVLKDADMKSLSALSAEMKDLATRARDRKLAPHEYQGGSFAISNLGMFGIDNFDAVINPPHGAILAVGAGVKKPVVNDAGEVEVATIMSVTLSVDHRVIDGALGADLLKAIVENLENPMVMLA, encoded by the coding sequence ATGCCCACGGAAATCCTGATGCCCGCGCTGTCCCCCACGATGGAGGAAGGCACGCTGGCGAAATGGCTGGTCAAGGAGGGCGACACCGTCTCCTCCGGCGACTTGCTGGCAGAGATCGAGACGGACAAGGCCACCATGGAATTCGAAGCGGTGGACGAAGGCACCATCGGCAAGATCCTGGTTGCAGAAGGCAGCGAAGGGGTGAAGGTCAATTCCCCCATCGCAATCCTGCTGGAAGAGGGCGAAAGCGCGGATGACCTTCCCGCCGGCTCCGGCGCGGACGCGGCCAGGGCCAATCCCGAGGAGACCGGCGAAACGTCCGCCACCCCGCAAGAGGCCCAACCCCAGAAGGATGCGCCTCGGAAGGCTCCGTCGCAAACGGCCAACACCCCGGCAGAGGCGAGCACGACCAAGGCCCCCGCCGCACCCAGGGATGCGGATGGCAACCGTATCTTCGCCTCCCCCCTCGCCCGGCGCATCGCGGCGGATCGCGGTGTGGACCTGACGGCGCTGGAAGGCTCCGGCCCGCGCGGGCGGATCATCCGTGCGGATGTCGAGTCCGCGAAAACCGGCGAAGCGGCGAAACCCGCCGACGCCGCCGCGGCCCCGGCGGCCCCTGCCCCGGCTGCGGCGTCGGCTCCCGCCGGCCTGTCCACCGAGGTGGTGCAGAAGATGTACGCCGACCGCCCCCATCAGGAGGTCAAGCTGGACGGCATGCGGCGCACCATCGCCGCGCGTCTGACCGAGGCCAAGCAGACGATCCCGCATTTCTACCTGCGCCGGGACATCCGTCTGGACGCGCTGCTGGCGTTCCGCTCCCAGCTGAACAAGCAGCTTGAATCGCGGTCGGTGAAACTCTCGGTCAACGATTTCATCATCAAGGCCTGCGCCCTGGCCCTGCAATCCGTGCCCAAGGCCAATGCCGTCTGGGCCGGCGACCGGGTGCTGGAGCTGACCCCCTCGGACGTGGCCGTGGCCGTGGCCATCGACGGCGGGCTGTTCACGCCGGTGCTGAAGGACGCGGATATGAAATCGCTCTCCGCCCTCTCGGCGGAGATGAAAGACCTCGCCACCCGCGCCCGAGACCGCAAACTGGCACCGCATGAATATCAGGGCGGCAGCTTTGCGATTTCCAACCTGGGGATGTTCGGCATCGACAATTTCGACGCCGTGATCAACCCGCCCCACGGCGCCATCCTGGCCGTTGGAGCAGGGGTGAAGAAACCCGTGGTCAATGACGCGGGCGAGGTCGAGGTGGCCACCATCATGTCCGTCACCCTGTCCGTCGACCACCGCGTGATCGACGGCGCATTGGGCGCCGATCTGCTGAAAGCCATCGTGGAGAACCTGGAAAACCCGATGGTGATGCTGGCCTGA
- a CDS encoding pyruvate dehydrogenase complex E1 component subunit beta — translation MPTEVLMPALSPTMEEGTLAKWLVKEGDSVSSGDILAEIETDKATMEFEAVYEGTIGKILIAEGTEGVKVNTPIAVMLEEGETADDIGATSAPAESGDAATAEKTTAAPAPAQAKQAEDDQPPRPDQTPDWPEGTEMKSQTVREALRDAMAEEMRADTNVYIMGEEVAEYQGAYKVTQGLLDEFGAKRVVDTPITEHGFAGLAVGAAFGGLRPIVEFMTFNFAMQAIDQIINSAAKTLYMSGGQMGAPMVFRGPNGAAARVGAQHSQDYAAWYAHIPGLKVVQPYSAADAKGLLKTAIRDPNPVIFLENEILYGRSFEVPMLEDFTIPFGKARIWREGSDVTIVSFGIGMQYALEAADRLAKDGIEAEVIDLRTLRPLDYDTVLASVRKTNRCVTVEEGFPVGAIGNHLSATIMERAFDYLDAPVINCTGKDVPMPYAANLEKLALVTTDEVVAAVHKVTYR, via the coding sequence ATGCCCACCGAAGTATTGATGCCCGCCCTCTCTCCCACCATGGAAGAAGGCACGCTTGCCAAGTGGCTGGTCAAGGAAGGCGACAGCGTCTCCTCCGGCGATATCCTGGCGGAGATCGAGACGGACAAGGCCACCATGGAATTCGAGGCCGTGTACGAAGGCACCATCGGCAAGATCCTGATCGCCGAAGGGACCGAAGGCGTGAAGGTCAACACCCCCATCGCCGTGATGCTGGAAGAGGGTGAAACCGCCGACGATATCGGCGCCACCTCCGCCCCGGCAGAGTCCGGCGATGCCGCCACCGCCGAGAAAACCACCGCAGCCCCGGCCCCCGCTCAGGCGAAACAGGCCGAAGACGATCAGCCCCCCCGCCCCGACCAGACCCCCGACTGGCCCGAGGGGACGGAGATGAAATCCCAGACCGTGCGCGAGGCCCTGCGCGACGCCATGGCCGAGGAAATGCGCGCCGACACCAATGTCTACATCATGGGGGAGGAGGTCGCCGAATATCAGGGCGCCTACAAGGTGACGCAGGGCCTGCTGGACGAATTCGGCGCCAAGCGCGTGGTGGACACGCCGATCACCGAACACGGCTTTGCCGGGTTGGCGGTCGGGGCGGCCTTTGGCGGGCTGCGCCCCATCGTGGAGTTCATGACCTTCAACTTTGCCATGCAGGCGATCGACCAGATCATCAACTCCGCCGCCAAGACGCTGTACATGTCCGGCGGCCAGATGGGCGCCCCCATGGTCTTCCGCGGCCCCAACGGCGCCGCCGCCCGTGTCGGCGCCCAGCACAGCCAGGATTACGCCGCCTGGTATGCCCATATTCCCGGGCTGAAGGTGGTACAGCCCTATTCGGCCGCCGATGCCAAGGGCCTTTTGAAAACCGCGATCCGCGATCCCAACCCGGTGATCTTCCTGGAGAACGAGATCCTCTACGGCCGTTCCTTCGAGGTGCCGATGCTGGAGGATTTCACCATCCCCTTCGGCAAGGCCCGGATCTGGCGCGAAGGCTCGGACGTGACCATCGTGTCCTTCGGGATCGGGATGCAATACGCGCTGGAGGCCGCCGACCGCCTGGCCAAGGACGGGATCGAGGCTGAGGTGATCGACCTGCGCACCCTGCGCCCGCTGGATTACGACACGGTGCTGGCCTCGGTCCGCAAGACCAACCGCTGCGTGACCGTCGAAGAGGGCTTCCCCGTCGGCGCCATCGGCAACCACCTGTCGGCCACGATCATGGAACGCGCGTTTGACTACCTGGACGCCCCGGTGATCAACTGCACCGGCAAGGACGTGCCCATGCCCTATGCCGCCAATCTGGAAAAACTGGCGCTGGTCACCACGGACGAGGTCGTCGCGGCCGTGCATAAAGTCACCTATCGGTAA
- the pdhA gene encoding pyruvate dehydrogenase (acetyl-transferring) E1 component subunit alpha — protein MATRKSTAKPNVSADELKTYYRDMLLIRRFEEKAGQLYGMGLIGGFCHLYIGQEAVVVGLEAAASEGDKRVTSYRDHGHMLACGMDPDGVMAELTGREGGYSKGKGGSMHMFSREKHFYGGHGIVGAQVPIGAGLAFADKYLENDRATFAYFGDGAANQGQVYETFNMAALWKLPVIFVIENNQYAMGTSQQRSTSTADIYKRGEPFGIPGEMVDGMDVLAVKAAGDKAIAHCRAGKGPYILEVKTYRYRGHSMSDPAKYRTREEVQKMREEKDAIEHVRDLLLAGKHASEDDLKAIDKEIKDIVNKSADFAKESPEPSVDELYTDIYSADLPQGAAIDEDA, from the coding sequence ATGGCGACCCGCAAATCCACAGCCAAGCCGAACGTATCGGCGGACGAGCTGAAAACCTATTACCGTGACATGCTGCTGATCCGCCGCTTCGAAGAAAAGGCCGGCCAGCTTTACGGCATGGGCCTGATCGGCGGATTCTGTCACCTCTACATCGGTCAGGAAGCCGTCGTCGTCGGGTTGGAAGCCGCCGCGAGCGAGGGCGACAAGCGCGTCACCTCCTACCGCGATCACGGCCACATGCTGGCCTGCGGCATGGATCCCGACGGCGTCATGGCCGAGTTGACGGGCCGGGAGGGCGGCTATTCCAAGGGCAAGGGCGGCTCCATGCACATGTTCAGCCGGGAGAAGCATTTCTACGGCGGGCATGGGATCGTCGGCGCCCAGGTGCCGATCGGCGCCGGCCTGGCCTTTGCCGACAAATATCTGGAAAACGACCGCGCGACCTTTGCCTATTTCGGCGATGGCGCGGCCAACCAGGGCCAGGTCTACGAGACGTTCAACATGGCCGCGTTGTGGAAGCTGCCGGTGATCTTCGTGATCGAGAACAACCAGTACGCCATGGGCACCTCGCAGCAGCGTTCGACATCCACCGCCGATATCTACAAGCGCGGCGAACCCTTCGGCATCCCCGGCGAGATGGTGGATGGCATGGACGTGCTGGCGGTGAAGGCCGCCGGCGACAAGGCCATCGCCCACTGCCGCGCCGGCAAGGGCCCCTATATCCTGGAGGTGAAGACCTATCGCTATCGCGGGCATTCCATGTCCGACCCGGCGAAGTACCGCACCCGAGAGGAAGTCCAGAAGATGCGGGAGGAAAAGGACGCCATCGAACATGTGCGCGACCTTCTGCTGGCCGGCAAGCACGCCAGCGAGGATGACCTGAAAGCCATCGACAAGGAGATCAAGGACATCGTGAACAAGTCCGCAGATTTCGCCAAGGAAAGCCCCGAACCTTCGGTCGACGAGCTTTACACCGACATCTATTCCGCCGATCTGCCCCAGGGCGCGGCCATCGACGAAGACGCCTGA
- a CDS encoding EthD family reductase, which yields MPHTLQVAYPKTADTTFDMTYYLDRHMALVRDTWGAGVAGVAVSADAGLDPQAPFHVIVTMEFTDRAALDTALGNSAPLMGDIANFYTGARAQVLIGEKLL from the coding sequence ATGCCCCATACATTGCAGGTCGCCTATCCCAAGACCGCCGATACCACGTTTGACATGACCTATTACCTGGACCGCCACATGGCGCTGGTCCGGGACACCTGGGGCGCGGGGGTCGCCGGGGTGGCGGTCTCTGCCGATGCCGGGCTGGACCCTCAGGCGCCATTCCACGTCATCGTGACGATGGAGTTCACCGACCGTGCCGCGTTGGACACGGCCCTGGGCAATTCGGCGCCGCTGATGGGGGATATCGCGAATTTCTATACCGGGGCGCGGGCGCAGGTGCTGATCGGGGAAAAGCTGCTCTGA
- a CDS encoding FtsB family cell division protein: MRSDTRPTLGTLFCISGALVAGLYFSFAAVQGEFGLFRRAEVEAESAKMRQQLAELEARITDMENRTQRLSDDFLDLDLLDQQARDVLGLLRGDEIVIR, from the coding sequence ATGCGTAGCGACACACGCCCGACCCTGGGCACCCTTTTCTGTATTTCCGGTGCCCTTGTGGCCGGGCTCTACTTCTCCTTTGCGGCGGTGCAGGGCGAATTCGGCCTGTTTCGCCGCGCCGAGGTGGAGGCCGAGAGCGCGAAGATGCGGCAGCAGCTGGCCGAGCTGGAGGCCCGCATCACCGACATGGAAAACCGTACACAGCGCCTGTCCGACGATTTCCTGGACCTAGACCTGCTGGACCAGCAGGCCCGCGACGTGCTGGGCCTGCTGCGTGGCGACGAGATCGTCATCCGCTGA
- a CDS encoding acyl-CoA dehydrogenase family protein — protein sequence MPTSDPHAHLSTHEVLNQPVPPAGRDLWAGDPVLRHWCDVAGAPGDTLAGAGARLGGAALFEAGREARRDTPRLVPFDRTGRRLDEVHFAPAYHQLMGAARAEGYTALPWEGAPGGHAGHAALVYMLSQVEPGICCPLTMTYAAHPAMAATPALAAIWQPRLAARDHDPATLPAAGKSAVTLGMAMTEKQGGSDVRANTTQAVREGDHYRLTGHKWFCSAPMSDGFLTLAQAPEGLTCFLVPRWLEGTRNTLRLQRLKDKLGNRANASAEIEYDNTLAYRLGEEGAGVKVIIEMVHHTRLDTALAPAGLMRAALAEAAWWAGSRRVFQKTLIDQPLMAALLADLALDQEGATALGMAAAAAFDGVGAEDRAFARIAVALAKYLSNKLCPLVIVEAMEVLGGMGYVEETPMPMLYREAPLNGIWEGSGNVICLDILRSLHRDPAGAEALMTRLRAAKGADRHFDAALDDHLQRWPKGPTEAEARWFAESLAQLLAAAELIRHAPAAVADGYCATRLGAPRGRLAGATGGLDSAALLARLTG from the coding sequence ATGCCGACCAGCGACCCGCACGCCCATCTGTCCACCCACGAGGTTCTCAATCAACCGGTGCCCCCCGCCGGCCGCGATCTCTGGGCCGGCGATCCGGTCCTGCGCCATTGGTGCGACGTGGCGGGCGCGCCCGGCGACACCCTGGCCGGCGCCGGCGCCCGGCTGGGCGGTGCCGCGCTGTTTGAAGCGGGGCGCGAGGCGCGGCGGGACACGCCCCGGCTGGTGCCTTTCGACCGCACGGGTCGCCGCCTGGACGAAGTGCATTTCGCGCCTGCCTATCACCAGCTGATGGGCGCCGCCCGCGCGGAGGGCTACACGGCCCTGCCCTGGGAGGGGGCGCCGGGCGGCCATGCGGGCCACGCTGCGCTGGTCTACATGTTGTCGCAGGTAGAGCCAGGGATCTGCTGCCCCCTGACCATGACCTATGCCGCCCATCCCGCCATGGCCGCCACGCCCGCGCTGGCTGCCATCTGGCAGCCCCGGCTGGCCGCGCGCGACCATGATCCCGCCACCCTTCCGGCGGCAGGGAAATCCGCCGTCACCCTGGGCATGGCCATGACGGAAAAGCAGGGCGGATCGGACGTGCGCGCCAACACCACGCAAGCGGTGCGCGAGGGGGATCACTACCGCCTGACAGGGCACAAATGGTTCTGCTCCGCCCCGATGTCGGACGGGTTCCTGACTCTCGCCCAGGCGCCCGAGGGGCTGACCTGTTTCCTGGTGCCGCGCTGGCTGGAGGGCACACGCAACACGCTGCGTCTGCAACGGCTGAAGGACAAGCTGGGGAACCGGGCCAATGCCTCGGCCGAGATCGAGTATGACAACACGCTGGCCTACCGGCTGGGCGAGGAGGGCGCAGGCGTCAAGGTGATCATCGAAATGGTGCATCACACCCGGCTGGACACCGCGCTGGCCCCCGCCGGGCTGATGCGCGCGGCACTGGCCGAAGCGGCGTGGTGGGCGGGTTCGCGCCGGGTGTTCCAGAAAACGCTGATCGACCAGCCGTTGATGGCCGCGCTTCTGGCCGATCTGGCGCTGGATCAGGAGGGGGCGACCGCCCTTGGCATGGCGGCGGCGGCGGCCTTTGACGGCGTGGGGGCGGAGGACCGCGCCTTTGCCCGGATCGCGGTGGCGCTGGCGAAGTACCTGTCGAACAAGCTGTGCCCGCTGGTCATCGTCGAGGCGATGGAGGTTCTGGGCGGCATGGGCTACGTGGAGGAGACCCCGATGCCGATGCTCTACCGCGAAGCGCCGCTGAACGGCATCTGGGAAGGCTCCGGCAACGTGATCTGCCTGGATATCCTGCGCAGCCTGCACCGCGATCCCGCCGGGGCGGAGGCGTTGATGACACGGCTGCGCGCCGCCAAAGGGGCCGACCGCCATTTCGACGCGGCGCTTGACGATCATCTTCAGCGCTGGCCCAAGGGCCCGACAGAGGCAGAGGCCCGGTGGTTCGCGGAAAGCCTGGCGCAGCTTCTGGCCGCGGCAGAGCTGATCCGCCATGCCCCTGCCGCCGTGGCGGACGGCTATTGCGCCACCCGTCTGGGCGCCCCGCGCGGGCGCCTTGCCGGCGCCACCGGCGGCCTGGACAGCGCCGCGCTGCTGGCCCGCCTCACCGGGTAG